GACGCCGCCCTgcagcgccgcctctccgccctcCCACTCCCATCCGCCCCCGCCGACCTCCGCGAGCTCTTCCTCCAGACATCCGCACGGTTCCCGCTCTCCTGGCGCCCCGTGCACCGCCTCCTCGCGCACCTCACCGCCCGCCACGGCTTCGCGCACTCCCCAACCACCGCCGCCCGCTTCCTCGACGTCCTCGCCAAGTCCAGCAACATGGACCTGCTCCACTCTACATTACTCTCCCTCCCTCCGGAACTCCTCTCCGACGCGGCCCTCCGCGCCGCCATCCGCGGCCTCGCCCCCGCCCGCGAGGTCGACAAGGTCTCGGCCCTACTCACCCTCTTCCCAGAATCACACCGCCCCCGCGTGCTCGACTTCATCACCGAACTCGTCTGCTCCGTCTGCAAGCTGCCCGACGTGGCCGAGAAGGTGATCAAGCAAGCCGAGCACCGGTACGGCCTCGCGCGCAGCAGCCGATGCTGCGACCTGCTGGTCGTCGCGTACTGCCGCGCGGGGATGTTCGCCGATGCCTGCAGCGTGTGGAACGGGATGGAGAAGCGCGGGATCGAGCCGGGCGCAGCGGCGTACGAGGAGATCGTCGTCACTCTGTTCAAGAACAACCGTTTCGCCGACGccatgaaggtgttcgacggaatgcGGAAGCGGGGCCTGTctgccggcggtggcggcgcgtgCTACCGCGCGGTGGTTTCGTGGCTGTGCAAGGAAGGAAGGACCTGGTGCGCGTTCATGGTGTTTGCCGAAATGGTGAAGAAAGGGGTGGAGGTGGACGGAGAGGTGCTGGGGGATCTGGTGTATGGGCTCTTGGCGAGGAGGAGGGTGAGGGAAGGGTACAATGTTTTCCATGGTGTCAAGAAGAAGGATATTTCACTGTACCATGGGATGATGAAGGGTTTGGTGAGGATCAAGCGAGCTCGAGAGGCAACTGAGGTGTTCAGGGAAATGGTTGCCAGTGGGTGTGAGCCAAACATGCACACCTACATCATGTTGCTTCAGGGGCACTTGGGTAAGAGGGGCAGGAAGGGCAGGGATCCACTGGTCAATTTTGAGAGCATCTTTGTTGGTGGATTGGTGAAGGCAGGGAGGACATTGGAGGCGACTAAGTTTGTGGAGAGGACGATGTGGGGTGGAGTGGATGTGCCGAGGTTTGACTACAATAAGTTCTTGCACTACTTCTCGAATGAGGAGGGAGTGGCGATGTTTGAGGAAGTTGGAATGAGGTTGAGGGAAACAGGGCATGTTGATCTTGGGGACATTTTTCTAACCTATGGCGAGAGGATGGCCACAAGGGataggaggaggagagcgatgagtgGGCATCCTTGTGATGTGTAATGTCATAAAATTGTAGATGCTGTAGTTTGGAGGAACAGACACTGCTTTGGCTCTCTTTGGTCTTGGTAAGTGATCTCTTCAGAGGCATGGTTTGGTCTGGTCAACAATAGGTTCTACATATGGATGGGGTCATGCTATTTTTAAAAGGATATAAGAAGAACCACCCTAGAAGGTAGCCTTGACAGATCAACAAGCTTGTCGTGTTAGCATTATTACGATTCCTTCTACATATTCTCTGCTCCTCCCACTcaacattttttttcttttaggcacttACTAATTGGTAGCACTAGTCCGTGACAAACCCACATCCTATTATCTTCATGATATTATTAGAATCAAGAACAATGTCCAAGATTGAGCATGCCAATTGAAGTAGAGTCCATGTTGCAATATGACAACCTAGAAATAAAGCCACCACTTAATTACAAGTAAAAGGTAGAATGTTATGCTGGTAAGAAATTACTCATTACAGTGTTGAGGGTATCCATCTAATATGCAATCTGTATTTGACAATTTTGGAATGTTCTTTGAATCAAGATTTTGAAACGGTTCTTCAAAATAAAATATCTGAATGAGCAGACTATCTTGAACTAGGAATATTTCAAGTTCAAATTTCAACCTACATACTCCCTCCATTCGAAATTAATTGAAGTTCTGGCTTTGTCTTAAGTCAAACTTCTTTAACCTTGATCAAATATGTAGAAAAATATGATGAAATCTACAACATTAAATATCTAtagtatgaaaatatattttatgatgaATCTAATGAAAATAATTTGGTGTTGTAGATTCTGATATATTTTTCTATAGTCTTGGTCAAACTTATTGATTGACTTAGGACAAAGGTAGAACTTAAAATAatttggaatggagggagtacattACTAGCGAGCAATGATCACATTTAAAATTTTCAAATAACTATTGACAAAGATTTGCCTGCACCTTTTTGCTTCCGCATAACAAAACTAAAAGGGCATCAAGTGAGTAGCATTTACGGTCACATCTCACATCTGTCAATATATATACATCAAGTACCAAAGAATACTTAG
This region of Lolium perenne isolate Kyuss_39 chromosome 2, Kyuss_2.0, whole genome shotgun sequence genomic DNA includes:
- the LOC127332769 gene encoding putative pentatricopeptide repeat-containing protein At1g26500, whose amino-acid sequence is MPPRLLFRRLLSTAVAARAPEASSAAAPRPTDPALLLRLCTVLYQHQNAPDAALQRRLSALPLPSAPADLRELFLQTSARFPLSWRPVHRLLAHLTARHGFAHSPTTAARFLDVLAKSSNMDLLHSTLLSLPPELLSDAALRAAIRGLAPAREVDKVSALLTLFPESHRPRVLDFITELVCSVCKLPDVAEKVIKQAEHRYGLARSSRCCDLLVVAYCRAGMFADACSVWNGMEKRGIEPGAAAYEEIVVTLFKNNRFADAMKVFDGMRKRGLSAGGGGACYRAVVSWLCKEGRTWCAFMVFAEMVKKGVEVDGEVLGDLVYGLLARRRVREGYNVFHGVKKKDISLYHGMMKGLVRIKRAREATEVFREMVASGCEPNMHTYIMLLQGHLGKRGRKGRDPLVNFESIFVGGLVKAGRTLEATKFVERTMWGGVDVPRFDYNKFLHYFSNEEGVAMFEEVGMRLRETGHVDLGDIFLTYGERMATRDRRRRAMSGHPCDV